Within Persephonella sp., the genomic segment GGAAAGATATCAGGAAGCTCTGTCTGTATATCTGACTGCAAAAGACAAGGGACTTGTCAGCCCATATATAAATATTGGTCTGGCAAAAGTGTATATACATTTTAAAGATTACGATAAGGCAAAGGATTACCTACATAAGGCGAAAAAATTAGCCAAAAATAATGACTTTATCCTTATAGAGATAAACAGGCTACTTTCGCTTATTGATAAAAAAATTATTCAGGAAACTGAGAATAAAATACAGAAAAAAGAAGAGATAGTTGAAACTCCCAAGATTTTTGAAGAAAAAATCCTGCAAAAAAAGGAAAAAACTCCAGTAAAGGAGAAGCAGGAAGAGAAGGAAATTAAGGAAGAAAAAGTCCATATTCAAAATCAGCATATAGCAAAAAAAACAGTTCCAGAAAAAAAGAAAAAGATCATAAAGCCTAAGATAAGATTTTATGTCTTAGTAGGAAGATTTTCAGATCAGAAAAAAGCCCTTGATATATCTGAAAAATTAAAGCTTAAAGGATTTAATCCGGAAATAAAAGAGGAAATTGTTGATGGATCCCCTGTTTATTCTGTTATAATAGGATACTTCAAGGAATACAGAGAAGCATCAAGATTTTATAGAAAAAATCTGAAACCCCTCGGTTTAAGAGGGATTGTTAAATTTATTAGAAAGTAAAGGAGAAAGATGGAAAAAGTAGATTTATCAATCGTTATACCGATTTACAACGAGGAAGAAAACCTTCCGATCCTTTATGAAAAACTGAAAAAAGTTCTTGAAGAATTAGGCAAAAGCTATGAGATCATTTTTGTAAATGATGGATCAACAGACAGATCATGGGAAATCATAAAAGAACT encodes:
- a CDS encoding SPOR domain-containing protein; this translates as MKKVITAITGIFIIMIFSCAPKVQEEKTPQNAEYYYKIGLSYLNSGNNSQAIYYLNKAYKLSPDDPEILNALGIAYSNVGELEKAKQLFLKAIEKNPDKAETYTNLGALLAKQKDYDKALWYFQKAAENPSYMKKDIAYYNIALIYKNKGNLKLYEEYLKKAISYNSFLLPAYLSLGNLYLEQERYQEALSVYLTAKDKGLVSPYINIGLAKVYIHFKDYDKAKDYLHKAKKLAKNNDFILIEINRLLSLIDKKIIQETENKIQKKEEIVETPKIFEEKILQKKEKTPVKEKQEEKEIKEEKVHIQNQHIAKKTVPEKKKKIIKPKIRFYVLVGRFSDQKKALDISEKLKLKGFNPEIKEEIVDGSPVYSVIIGYFKEYREASRFYRKNLKPLGLRGIVKFIRK